The Nitriliruptor alkaliphilus DSM 45188 genome includes a region encoding these proteins:
- the era gene encoding GTPase Era, which produces MSGRELDVEAMLAGLRDSVPEGHRSGLIALCGRPNVGKSTLLNQLVGEKVAIVTPTPGTTRNAIRGVLTREDAQLVFLDTPGLAKPRTLLTKRLNDLVRDTWAGVDLIVLLVDVADGIGTGDAFMARELSTISTPIVAVANKIDRLADKGRLLPVLEQLSGLLGEGRTFADVVPVSAATGDNVDHLADVLVAHLPEGLRLLSADQVSDQPEVQLAAEIVREQLIVRTRDELPHSIAVTVDEIRPAEGRDDLLEIDAVIHVERDSQKGIVIGKGGATLKAAATEARKELEVLLGSRVYLTTHVKVAKEWQRDPKQLGRLGY; this is translated from the coding sequence ATGAGCGGACGTGAGCTCGACGTCGAGGCCATGCTCGCTGGCCTGCGTGACTCGGTGCCCGAGGGGCACCGGTCGGGGCTGATCGCGCTGTGCGGCCGCCCCAACGTGGGCAAGTCCACGCTGCTCAACCAGCTCGTCGGCGAGAAGGTCGCCATCGTCACGCCGACCCCCGGCACCACCCGCAACGCCATCCGTGGGGTCCTGACGCGCGAGGATGCCCAGCTGGTCTTCCTCGACACCCCCGGGCTGGCCAAGCCCCGGACGCTGCTCACCAAGCGCCTCAACGACCTGGTCCGCGACACCTGGGCAGGCGTCGACCTGATCGTCCTGCTCGTCGACGTGGCCGACGGGATCGGGACCGGCGATGCCTTCATGGCCCGTGAGCTGTCGACCATCTCCACGCCGATCGTCGCGGTCGCCAACAAGATCGACCGCCTCGCCGACAAGGGGCGGTTGCTGCCCGTGCTCGAGCAGCTGTCGGGGCTGCTCGGCGAGGGCCGCACCTTCGCCGACGTCGTGCCCGTCTCGGCCGCGACCGGCGACAACGTCGACCACCTCGCCGACGTCCTGGTCGCCCACCTGCCCGAGGGGCTGCGGCTGCTCTCCGCCGACCAGGTCAGCGACCAGCCCGAGGTGCAGCTGGCGGCCGAGATCGTCCGCGAGCAGCTCATCGTGCGGACCCGTGACGAGCTGCCGCACTCCATCGCCGTCACGGTGGACGAGATCCGCCCCGCGGAGGGCCGCGACGACCTGCTCGAGATCGACGCGGTCATCCACGTCGAGCGGGACTCGCAGAAGGGCATCGTGATCGGCAAGGGCGGCGCGACGCTGAAGGCGGCGGCGACCGAGGCGCGCAAGGAGCTCGAGGTCCTGCTCGGTTCCCGGGTCTACCTGACCACGCACGTGAAGGTCGCCAAGGAGTGGCAGCGCGACCCGAAGCAGCTCGGCCGGCTGGGCTACTGA
- the cdd gene encoding cytidine deaminase, translating to MKPDTPPREVRPIDEAALLRAARAIRERAYAPYSHFRVGAVIVLADGQRFEGVNVENASYRMTTCAEQSAIATMATTGARSPIVAVAVVGDGEDPCTPCGACRQTIFEFGPDATVYSSGDGGRPLIAHITELLPHGFGPKRLAQGQR from the coding sequence GTGAAGCCCGACACGCCGCCCCGCGAGGTGCGGCCCATCGACGAGGCAGCGCTCCTGCGCGCCGCTCGGGCGATCCGTGAGCGCGCGTACGCGCCGTACTCGCACTTCCGGGTCGGTGCGGTCATCGTCCTGGCCGACGGTCAGCGCTTCGAGGGCGTCAACGTCGAGAACGCCTCCTACCGCATGACCACCTGCGCCGAGCAGAGCGCCATCGCCACGATGGCGACCACCGGTGCCCGCAGCCCCATCGTCGCCGTCGCGGTGGTCGGTGACGGCGAGGACCCGTGCACCCCGTGCGGCGCGTGCCGGCAGACCATCTTCGAGTTCGGGCCGGACGCGACCGTCTACAGCTCCGGCGACGGCGGTCGGCCCCTCATCGCCCACATCACCGAGCTGCTGCCCCACGGCTTCGGCCCGAAGCGACTCGCACAGGGACAGCGATGA
- a CDS encoding hemolysin family protein: MTLVTPTTTLVTLLLLLVVTGYLAALDTVVQRVDVVRAMRLREEEVRGADALLWLTEHRGTALNVLLVTGVLVRVGLGAVTVLFGSAQLGGDVGAVGTFVLVVLVVIVAAEVAPRTLALRSLESSGRRLAPSGRLLVRGLDPISRLLVGLGRALVPRRDGVPGPYATDRDDETDEGGTDAETIDEELEPEERAMIRSILELGDTRVREVMVPRPDLVTVAEDALLADVVAVVVEHGVSRIPVHDPDDTDTIIGVVYAKDLLKRVAADGRRRWVDLVRRPTFVPETKRCDELLRELQEATVHLALVVDEYGDLVGLVTIEDILEEIVGEIVDEHDHEDPLIAVLDDGGWRIDARLGVDDLNQLLSTDLPEEGWDTVGGLVFGILGRIPAEGESVELEGVELTVERVQGRRVVEVLVRQRGAGATPSDVAG; the protein is encoded by the coding sequence GTGACCCTCGTGACACCCACCACCACGCTGGTCACCCTCCTGCTGCTGCTGGTCGTGACGGGCTACCTCGCGGCCCTGGACACCGTCGTTCAGCGCGTCGACGTGGTCCGCGCGATGCGGCTGCGTGAGGAGGAGGTCCGCGGCGCCGATGCGTTGCTGTGGCTGACCGAGCACCGGGGGACCGCGCTGAACGTGCTGCTCGTCACCGGCGTGCTCGTGCGGGTGGGCCTCGGCGCCGTCACGGTGCTGTTCGGCAGTGCCCAGCTCGGCGGTGATGTCGGGGCGGTCGGCACCTTCGTGCTGGTGGTCCTGGTGGTGATCGTCGCCGCGGAGGTCGCGCCACGCACCCTCGCGTTGCGATCGCTGGAATCCTCGGGCCGCCGGCTGGCGCCCTCGGGTCGGCTCCTGGTCCGTGGGCTGGACCCGATCAGCCGCCTCCTCGTGGGTCTCGGGCGTGCTTTGGTGCCACGTCGCGACGGAGTCCCCGGTCCGTACGCGACCGATCGGGACGACGAGACCGACGAGGGCGGCACCGACGCCGAGACCATCGACGAGGAGCTCGAGCCCGAGGAGCGGGCGATGATCCGCTCCATCCTCGAGCTCGGTGACACCCGGGTCCGCGAGGTCATGGTGCCGCGGCCCGACCTCGTCACGGTCGCCGAGGACGCACTGCTGGCCGACGTGGTCGCGGTCGTCGTGGAGCACGGGGTGTCCCGCATCCCCGTTCACGACCCCGACGACACCGACACGATCATCGGCGTCGTCTACGCCAAGGACCTGCTCAAGCGCGTCGCCGCCGACGGCCGACGGCGCTGGGTGGACCTCGTCCGGCGGCCGACGTTCGTGCCCGAGACCAAGCGTTGCGACGAGCTCCTGCGCGAGCTGCAGGAGGCGACGGTCCACCTCGCCCTGGTGGTCGACGAGTACGGCGACCTGGTGGGCCTCGTGACCATCGAGGACATCCTCGAGGAGATCGTCGGCGAGATCGTCGACGAGCACGACCACGAGGACCCGCTCATCGCCGTCCTCGACGACGGTGGCTGGCGGATCGACGCTCGTCTCGGGGTCGACGACCTCAACCAGTTGCTCTCCACCGACCTGCCAGAGGAAGGGTGGGACACGGTGGGCGGGCTGGTCTTCGGCATCCTCGGGCGCATCCCCGCCGAGGGTGAGTCCGTCGAACTCGAGGGTGTGGAGTTGACCGTCGAACGCGTCCAGGGCCGCCGCGTCGTCGAGGTGCTCGTCCGCCAACGCGGCGCGGGAGCCACCCCGTCGGACGTCGCCGGCTGA
- a CDS encoding ABC transporter substrate binding protein has product MVQRVMAALLALAVLSACTPSAADPVAADRPLVLVLRSVADPHHAAFLAQLRDQRFAVGPVIEVVPTDGEQTYADQDEVAAALADLDRTPTVVVAYSTPLATAAVDLLPGTPTITVVNDPIASGLVEDRERPEGWVTGVTFASPADRTLELTGRLLGEVDRVGYLAPADDPAVASHRAGIVAAAEDAGLEVVEATFGGDDDVAGAVASLVEEGVDAAVLASANATFAAYDALREAITGSGLPVISNNSRADFAVLTLEPDGAEVRRQVARQVARVLAGDPVAQIPVEDPRRFRLVIDRTIAATFGADDLDDGVLRQADEVR; this is encoded by the coding sequence ATGGTGCAGCGGGTGATGGCCGCCCTCCTGGCGCTGGCCGTGCTGTCCGCCTGCACCCCCTCGGCTGCTGACCCGGTTGCCGCCGACCGACCGCTGGTCCTGGTCCTGCGTTCGGTCGCCGACCCCCACCACGCGGCGTTCCTGGCCCAACTTCGCGACCAACGGTTCGCCGTCGGACCGGTCATCGAGGTGGTGCCCACCGACGGCGAGCAGACCTACGCCGACCAGGACGAGGTCGCGGCCGCCCTCGCGGACCTGGACCGGACGCCGACCGTCGTCGTGGCCTACTCGACACCGCTCGCCACGGCCGCGGTCGACCTGCTGCCGGGGACACCCACGATCACCGTGGTCAACGACCCGATCGCCAGCGGGCTCGTCGAGGACCGCGAACGGCCCGAGGGGTGGGTGACGGGTGTGACGTTCGCCAGCCCTGCCGATCGGACGCTGGAACTCACTGGACGGCTCCTCGGCGAGGTCGATCGGGTCGGCTACCTCGCGCCCGCAGATGACCCTGCCGTCGCCAGTCACCGCGCGGGGATCGTCGCCGCAGCGGAGGACGCGGGCCTCGAGGTCGTCGAGGCCACGTTCGGCGGCGACGACGACGTCGCGGGAGCCGTGGCCTCGCTCGTCGAGGAGGGCGTCGACGCTGCGGTCCTGGCCAGCGCCAACGCCACCTTCGCCGCGTACGACGCGTTGCGTGAGGCGATCACCGGGAGCGGGCTGCCTGTCATCAGCAACAACAGCCGGGCGGACTTCGCGGTCCTCACCCTGGAACCCGACGGTGCCGAGGTCCGTCGGCAGGTTGCCCGCCAGGTCGCACGGGTCCTGGCCGGCGATCCCGTGGCACAGATCCCGGTCGAGGACCCCCGCCGGTTCCGGTTGGTGATCGACCGGACCATCGCCGCGACCTTCGGTGCGGACGACCTCGACGACGGTGTCCTCCGTCAGGCGGACGAGGTCCGGTGA
- a CDS encoding DUF427 domain-containing protein — protein MPKATWNGATVAESDRTVMVEGNHYFPPDSVDRSLLRPSDRTSVCPWKGTASYFDVVVDGKVNSAAAWTYPDPKPKATQIQDHIAFWGGIEVTD, from the coding sequence GTGCCGAAGGCCACCTGGAACGGCGCCACCGTCGCCGAGTCGGACCGCACCGTGATGGTCGAGGGCAACCACTATTTCCCGCCGGACAGCGTCGACCGCTCGCTCCTGCGGCCATCGGACCGCACCTCCGTCTGCCCGTGGAAGGGGACGGCGTCCTACTTCGACGTCGTCGTGGACGGCAAGGTCAACTCGGCTGCCGCCTGGACCTACCCCGACCCGAAGCCGAAGGCGACCCAGATCCAGGATCACATCGCGTTCTGGGGAGGTATCGAGGTCACGGACTGA
- the cobA gene encoding uroporphyrinogen-III C-methyltransferase, with translation MTGLPWLSPPARRGVVHLVGAGPGDPGLLTLRAATLLATADLVAHDRLVPGAILDLLPPTVDRVAVGKPAPGTCGWRQDAISDLLVAEARAGRAVVRLKGGDPFVFGRGGEEAIHCHQAGIEVEVVPGVTSAVAAPAAAGIPVTHRGLASAVAFVTGHEDPDKPASQLDWSGLAAFPGTLVFLMGVHHAARIADQLVLHGRDATTPAAVVRWGTTARQQELITTLGDLAVDVLRSGIASPATIVIGDVVRVRDAIRGHAPVVDALAH, from the coding sequence GTGACCGGGCTGCCCTGGCTCTCACCACCGGCGCGGCGCGGCGTCGTCCACCTCGTGGGCGCCGGCCCGGGGGACCCGGGGCTGCTGACGCTCCGCGCGGCGACGTTGCTGGCGACCGCCGATCTCGTGGCGCACGACCGTCTGGTGCCGGGCGCCATCCTCGACCTGCTCCCACCCACCGTCGACCGCGTCGCCGTCGGCAAGCCAGCCCCCGGCACGTGCGGGTGGCGTCAGGACGCCATCAGCGACCTCCTCGTCGCCGAGGCGCGGGCGGGCCGTGCCGTGGTCCGGCTGAAGGGCGGTGACCCGTTCGTCTTCGGGCGTGGCGGCGAGGAGGCCATCCACTGCCACCAGGCCGGCATCGAGGTCGAGGTCGTGCCCGGGGTCACGTCCGCAGTGGCCGCTCCGGCCGCCGCCGGGATCCCGGTGACCCACCGCGGTCTGGCGTCGGCGGTGGCGTTCGTGACCGGCCACGAGGATCCGGACAAGCCCGCCAGCCAGCTCGACTGGTCGGGTCTGGCCGCCTTCCCCGGCACCCTGGTGTTCCTGATGGGTGTGCACCACGCGGCCCGTATCGCCGACCAGCTGGTGCTGCACGGCCGTGATGCGACGACTCCGGCCGCCGTGGTCCGCTGGGGCACCACGGCCCGCCAGCAGGAGCTGATCACCACCCTGGGCGACCTGGCGGTCGACGTGCTGCGCAGCGGCATCGCCTCACCGGCGACCATCGTCATCGGGGACGTGGTGCGCGTCAGGGACGCCATCCGGGGGCACGCCCCCGTGGTCGACGCGCTGGCCCACTGA
- the ybeY gene encoding rRNA maturation RNase YbeY encodes MAVYLADEQDLDIDAEDLLDLARHVLAERRVPGDMELALLLVDRDTIAALNAEHLGKDGPTDVLAFPIDEPGESPPDTPAILGDVVLCPAVAHEQAEGLGRTPHDELRLLTVHGILHLLGMDHAEPDEERAMFTLTDELLASHGRS; translated from the coding sequence GTGGCCGTCTACCTCGCCGACGAGCAGGACCTGGATATCGACGCCGAGGACCTGCTCGACCTCGCGCGCCACGTGCTGGCCGAACGGCGCGTCCCCGGCGACATGGAGCTCGCGCTCCTGCTGGTCGACCGGGACACGATCGCGGCGCTCAACGCCGAGCACCTCGGCAAGGACGGCCCGACCGACGTGCTGGCCTTCCCGATCGACGAGCCCGGCGAGTCGCCCCCGGACACGCCGGCGATCCTCGGTGACGTGGTGCTGTGCCCGGCGGTCGCCCACGAACAGGCCGAGGGGCTCGGGCGCACGCCCCACGACGAGCTGCGGCTGCTGACCGTCCACGGGATCCTCCACCTGCTGGGGATGGACCACGCCGAGCCGGACGAGGAGCGGGCGATGTTCACGCTCACCGACGAGCTGCTGGCGAGCCACGGCCGGTCGTGA
- a CDS encoding PAS domain-containing sensor histidine kinase, translating to MNRPRRVVRQLVIVTSVVGLLTGVLGLAVVRHLERDTLLTTAGDTSLVAAERTATVVDGRVDALLAQLGLFATREVLAQLDGTVTTELEVALRVTDQVDQLVVYDGSGVAVAAAASDRILRPADLDPRDPLPSDGPTQGRATVDLASDDAVLELSIPIESPPGTVVGLLVGRADVALVADEVTQQLSRGGRAALVTPEGTTFADRDRDRITERYVQPVEDLPAERPVATVDGPDGPTLLAGAPLRTLPAWVVVEQTEADIVGGAGATLGGPTGVLLAVVLAIVVAVIATGRRLLRPLGPLADGVGRLAAGERGVRVEEEGAGEVADLAQGFNRMAAALELRRRELEAAELGARLNEERLRLVVDGVVGYAIVLLDVLGDVRSWNAGAQRVTGYAEADVLGRRLTDLGAPGEPMTDPVVVATRTGRARTEGWFERPDRSRFWGELTVTALRRDDGAPSGYAAILQDVTERREARRALEAALHREQEAANELRLANELKDEFLAVAAHEIRTPLSAILGATQILAPGPFALDETETEEVRQMIWRHANDMHSIVERLLDFTQLQARRVRIATRPMQLREELERVAGSLGHELTEHDLVVDVEAVEVELDPGLVHHVVSNLLSNAAKFSPSGTRITLSGRASATEVIIAVSDEGAGIPAEDQERIFELFRQSEHTEASARGTGVGLTIVRRYLELVDGHIDVDSAPGQGATFTVRVPIGRAGSKDGHAGASGEVGTSVR from the coding sequence GTGAACCGCCCACGTCGTGTCGTCCGCCAGCTCGTCATCGTCACGTCGGTGGTGGGATTGTTGACCGGTGTCCTCGGCCTGGCCGTGGTGCGCCACCTCGAGCGCGACACCCTGCTCACCACCGCGGGTGACACCAGCCTGGTCGCCGCCGAACGGACCGCGACCGTCGTCGATGGTCGCGTGGACGCGCTGCTCGCCCAGCTCGGGCTCTTCGCGACCCGCGAGGTGCTCGCACAGCTCGACGGGACGGTGACCACCGAACTGGAGGTCGCGCTGCGGGTGACCGACCAGGTCGATCAGTTGGTGGTCTACGACGGGTCCGGAGTCGCCGTGGCCGCGGCCGCCAGCGACCGCATCCTGCGACCGGCCGACCTCGACCCGCGTGATCCGTTGCCGTCCGACGGCCCGACGCAGGGCCGAGCCACCGTGGACCTCGCCTCGGACGACGCCGTGCTCGAGCTGTCGATCCCGATCGAGTCCCCGCCGGGCACCGTCGTCGGACTCCTCGTCGGGCGGGCCGATGTGGCGCTGGTCGCCGACGAGGTCACCCAGCAGCTCAGCAGGGGTGGACGGGCGGCCCTGGTCACGCCCGAGGGCACGACCTTCGCCGACCGCGACCGCGACCGGATCACCGAACGGTACGTGCAGCCGGTGGAGGACCTGCCGGCCGAGCGTCCCGTCGCGACGGTGGACGGCCCCGACGGTCCGACGCTGCTGGCCGGCGCCCCGCTCCGCACGCTCCCGGCCTGGGTGGTCGTCGAGCAGACCGAGGCCGACATCGTCGGGGGGGCTGGGGCGACCCTCGGCGGGCCGACCGGGGTCCTGCTCGCGGTCGTCCTCGCCATCGTCGTCGCGGTCATCGCCACCGGCCGGCGGCTCCTGCGTCCGCTCGGCCCGCTGGCCGACGGGGTCGGGCGCCTCGCCGCCGGCGAACGAGGCGTGCGGGTCGAGGAGGAGGGGGCCGGGGAGGTCGCCGACCTCGCGCAGGGTTTCAACCGGATGGCGGCCGCGCTCGAGCTGCGGCGGCGAGAACTCGAGGCCGCCGAGCTCGGCGCACGGCTCAACGAGGAACGGCTCCGCCTGGTGGTCGACGGGGTCGTGGGGTACGCCATCGTCCTGCTCGACGTGCTCGGGGACGTGCGGTCCTGGAACGCCGGGGCGCAGCGCGTCACCGGCTACGCCGAGGCGGACGTGCTCGGTCGGCGGCTGACCGACCTCGGCGCACCGGGTGAGCCCATGACGGACCCGGTCGTCGTGGCGACCCGGACCGGCAGAGCCCGGACCGAGGGTTGGTTCGAACGCCCCGACCGGTCGCGGTTCTGGGGCGAGCTGACCGTCACGGCGCTCCGTCGTGACGACGGCGCGCCGTCCGGGTACGCGGCGATCCTGCAGGACGTGACCGAGCGACGCGAGGCGCGACGCGCGCTCGAGGCCGCCCTGCACCGCGAGCAGGAGGCGGCCAACGAGCTGCGTCTCGCCAACGAGCTCAAGGACGAGTTCCTCGCCGTGGCGGCCCACGAGATCCGCACCCCGCTGTCGGCGATCCTCGGCGCCACCCAGATCCTCGCCCCCGGACCGTTCGCGCTCGACGAGACCGAGACCGAGGAGGTGCGCCAGATGATCTGGCGCCACGCCAACGACATGCACAGCATCGTCGAGCGGCTCCTGGACTTCACCCAGCTGCAGGCTCGGCGGGTGCGCATCGCCACCCGGCCGATGCAGCTGCGAGAGGAGCTGGAACGCGTCGCGGGTTCGCTCGGTCACGAGCTCACCGAGCACGACCTCGTGGTCGACGTCGAGGCGGTCGAGGTGGAACTCGACCCCGGCCTCGTCCACCACGTCGTCAGCAACCTGCTGTCCAACGCGGCGAAGTTCTCGCCGTCCGGCACACGGATCACCCTGAGCGGACGGGCCAGCGCGACGGAGGTGATCATCGCGGTGTCCGACGAGGGCGCCGGCATCCCCGCCGAGGACCAGGAACGGATCTTCGAGCTGTTCCGCCAGTCCGAGCACACCGAGGCGAGCGCTCGGGGCACGGGGGTCGGGCTGACCATCGTCCGGCGCTATCTGGAGCTGGTGGACGGCCACATCGACGTCGACAGTGCCCCGGGGCAGGGGGCGACCTTCACGGTGCGCGTGCCGATCGGCCGCGCCGGATCGAAGGACGGTCACGCGGGCGCCTCCGGTGAGGTCGGCACCTCCGTGCGTTAG
- a CDS encoding PhoH family protein — MTTPSTPAADAATGIKVLVPGEHAMVSLLGTQDELLRLVEKAFPAASIHVRGNEIAVGGDPADTERISRLFEELVLLLDRGQLLDKGMVKQTIRMIRADEADRPSEVLSEALITHRGRTIRPKTLGQKRYLDALKANTVTFGIGPAGTGKTYLAMGAAVQALRAKQVNRLILTRPAVEAGERLGFLPGTLHEKIDPYLKPLWDALHDMMEAEELIAHVDRGTIEVAPLAYMRGRAQPVSANVLTPTGFRPIGDLAPGDEVIGSDGQPTEVLGTFPQGEKDIYRLTTQDGSSTRCTADHLWAVHTRDDRRRGRPARVLETSEMIGNLRAAHYHRYELPLLSAPVAFETREVPMDPYALGLLLGDGCLTGSTTPSFATDDTELAERLDAALPGVSVRHKSGPDYVLNREGGGRGGVIVANPVTAVLRDLELCGTRSATKFVPEVYLYNDADVRLGVLQGLLDSDGGPVTQRGRTCRIQYTTISPRLRDDVLFLVRSLGGVAYWRTRTAAGRRPGRANGRDVAYRHDAFVLDIRLPAGIEPFRLSRKFATYQQHGGGRPARFVTSIEPDGTEEAVCIRVAAADSLYVTEDLLVTHNTLNDAFIVLDEAQNTTAEQMKMFLTRIGFNSKAVVTGDISQVDLPSGKRSGLRVVRDILGDIEGVAFAELTSGDVVRHHIVQRIVEAYERHAVAEEAAEEERASGRRDDDRR, encoded by the coding sequence GTGACCACACCCTCCACGCCCGCCGCCGACGCGGCGACCGGTATCAAGGTCCTCGTCCCCGGCGAGCACGCGATGGTGTCGCTGCTCGGCACCCAGGACGAGCTGCTGCGGCTGGTGGAGAAGGCCTTCCCGGCGGCCTCCATCCACGTTCGCGGCAACGAGATCGCCGTCGGCGGCGACCCGGCCGACACCGAGCGGATCTCGCGCCTGTTCGAGGAGCTCGTGCTGCTGCTCGATCGCGGTCAGCTCCTCGACAAGGGCATGGTCAAGCAGACCATCCGCATGATCCGCGCCGACGAGGCCGACCGCCCCTCCGAGGTGCTCTCCGAGGCGCTGATCACCCACCGGGGTCGCACGATCCGCCCGAAGACCCTCGGCCAGAAGCGCTACCTCGACGCGCTCAAGGCCAACACCGTCACCTTCGGGATCGGACCCGCCGGCACCGGCAAGACCTACCTGGCCATGGGCGCAGCCGTGCAGGCGCTGCGTGCCAAGCAGGTCAACCGCCTCATCCTCACGCGTCCGGCCGTCGAGGCGGGCGAGCGCCTCGGCTTCCTGCCCGGGACCCTGCACGAGAAGATCGACCCGTACCTGAAGCCCCTGTGGGACGCCCTCCACGACATGATGGAGGCCGAGGAGCTGATCGCCCACGTCGACCGCGGCACCATCGAGGTCGCCCCCCTGGCGTACATGCGTGGCCGGGCGCAACCGGTCTCCGCGAACGTGCTCACGCCGACGGGGTTCCGCCCCATCGGGGACCTCGCCCCCGGTGACGAGGTGATCGGCTCGGACGGCCAGCCCACGGAGGTGCTCGGCACCTTCCCCCAGGGCGAGAAGGACATCTACCGGCTGACCACCCAGGACGGTTCCTCGACCCGGTGCACGGCGGACCACCTCTGGGCGGTCCACACGCGTGATGACCGGCGTCGCGGCAGGCCGGCACGGGTGCTCGAGACGTCCGAGATGATCGGCAACCTGCGCGCCGCCCACTACCACCGCTACGAGCTTCCGTTGCTCAGCGCGCCGGTGGCGTTCGAGACGCGTGAGGTCCCGATGGACCCCTACGCGCTCGGCCTCCTCCTCGGTGACGGCTGCCTGACCGGCTCCACGACGCCGTCCTTCGCGACCGACGACACGGAGCTGGCTGAACGCCTCGACGCCGCACTGCCCGGTGTCAGCGTCCGTCACAAGTCAGGCCCCGACTACGTGCTCAACCGTGAAGGCGGTGGGCGCGGAGGCGTGATCGTCGCGAACCCCGTCACGGCTGTGCTGCGTGACCTCGAACTCTGCGGCACGCGGTCCGCGACGAAGTTCGTCCCCGAGGTGTACCTCTACAACGACGCTGATGTCCGCCTCGGCGTCCTCCAGGGCCTCCTCGACAGCGACGGCGGACCGGTCACCCAGCGAGGCCGGACCTGTCGCATCCAGTACACGACGATCTCGCCGCGGCTACGCGACGACGTCCTGTTCCTCGTGCGGTCGCTCGGTGGAGTCGCCTACTGGCGCACGCGAACTGCCGCAGGCCGTCGGCCCGGGCGCGCGAACGGTCGCGACGTCGCCTACCGCCACGACGCGTTCGTCCTCGACATCCGGCTCCCGGCAGGGATCGAACCGTTCCGGCTGTCACGCAAGTTCGCCACCTACCAGCAGCACGGCGGTGGGCGCCCCGCACGGTTCGTCACGAGCATCGAGCCCGACGGGACGGAGGAGGCGGTCTGCATCCGCGTCGCCGCGGCGGATTCGCTGTACGTCACCGAGGACCTGCTCGTCACCCACAACACCTTGAACGATGCGTTCATCGTGCTCGACGAGGCGCAGAACACCACCGCCGAGCAGATGAAGATGTTCCTGACCCGCATCGGGTTCAACTCGAAGGCGGTCGTGACCGGCGACATCAGCCAGGTCGACCTCCCGTCCGGGAAGCGGTCGGGCCTCCGCGTCGTGCGCGACATCCTCGGTGACATCGAGGGGGTCGCGTTCGCCGAGCTGACCTCCGGTGACGTGGTCCGCCACCACATCGTGCAGCGCATCGTCGAGGCCTACGAGCGTCACGCCGTGGCCGAGGAGGCCGCCGAGGAAGAACGCGCCAGTGGTCGACGCGACGACGACAGGCGCTGA
- a CDS encoding response regulator transcription factor yields MSTTTILVADDQADLRRIVRILLTRGTGWEVIEAVDGDDAVEVAAASEIDAAVLDHRMPGRTGIEVAQVLRADGFTGPIVIFSAYLEPDLLAEAERLDIRSVPKGEIAMLNDVLRAALADGA; encoded by the coding sequence GTGTCCACGACGACCATCCTGGTGGCCGATGACCAGGCCGATCTGCGCCGCATCGTGCGTATCCTGCTGACCCGGGGGACCGGGTGGGAGGTCATCGAGGCCGTCGACGGCGACGATGCGGTCGAGGTCGCTGCTGCCAGCGAGATCGACGCCGCGGTCCTCGACCACCGCATGCCAGGTCGGACCGGCATCGAGGTCGCGCAGGTCCTGCGCGCTGACGGTTTCACCGGACCGATCGTGATCTTCTCGGCCTACCTCGAGCCGGACCTGCTCGCCGAGGCGGAGCGCTTGGACATCCGATCCGTGCCGAAGGGCGAGATCGCGATGCTCAACGACGTGCTCCGCGCGGCGCTGGCGGACGGGGCCTGA
- a CDS encoding DUF1684 domain-containing protein has protein sequence MVRETLELLDWRRRVADLYGEVRRRGTSETTWRWWRDARDELFAGHPASPLPISLRASFTGLPVFPYDPDLRLGAVEVHEAEPVRAEIAHSAAGTTPTRRVGTLALELGGVAHPVPVHWLDAYGGGVFVPLRDATNGDATYGGGRYLLDTVKGADLGGSGGYLEIDLNFLYHPSCAHDPTWSCPLASSDEALPVAIEGGERLSHDLVEEQSMEVAT, from the coding sequence GTGGTGCGCGAGACCTTGGAGCTGCTCGACTGGCGGCGTCGCGTCGCCGACCTGTACGGCGAGGTGCGGCGCCGAGGGACCTCGGAGACGACCTGGCGGTGGTGGCGCGACGCCCGCGACGAGCTGTTCGCCGGCCACCCCGCCTCGCCGCTGCCCATCTCGCTCCGCGCGAGCTTCACCGGCCTGCCCGTCTTCCCCTACGACCCGGACCTCCGGCTCGGGGCGGTCGAGGTGCACGAGGCCGAACCGGTCCGCGCCGAGATCGCTCACAGCGCGGCGGGGACCACCCCGACCCGGCGCGTCGGGACCCTCGCGCTCGAGCTCGGCGGCGTCGCCCACCCCGTCCCGGTCCACTGGCTCGACGCCTACGGCGGCGGGGTCTTCGTGCCGCTCCGTGACGCCACCAACGGCGACGCGACCTACGGCGGTGGCCGCTACCTGCTGGACACGGTCAAGGGGGCTGACCTCGGCGGTTCCGGGGGTTACCTCGAGATCGACCTCAACTTCCTGTACCACCCGAGCTGTGCGCACGACCCGACGTGGTCGTGCCCGCTCGCGTCGTCGGACGAGGCGCTCCCGGTCGCCATCGAGGGCGGCGAGCGGCTCAGCCACGACCTCGTCGAGGAGCAATCGATGGAGGTGGCGACGTGA